One segment of Tamlana crocina DNA contains the following:
- a CDS encoding sugar transferase: MSYKTTLKPFLDFFAAFFALILLSPIIIITTILLFIVNSGKPFFFQKRPGKNERIFNIIKFKTMNDKKDANGNLLSDSERLTRVGLIVRKASIDEIPQLFNVLKGDMSIIGPRPLLPRYLPYYTKEERLRHDVRPGITGLAQVNGRNFLDWDPRLKLDVEYVRTVSLKTDLKILVKTIYKVLASKDIATDATKAQPYLDELRKNSIL; encoded by the coding sequence TTTTTGCTGCATTTTTTGCTTTGATTTTACTTTCCCCAATTATTATAATCACTACCATTTTATTGTTTATAGTTAATAGTGGTAAACCGTTTTTCTTTCAAAAAAGACCAGGAAAGAACGAGCGGATTTTTAATATTATCAAGTTCAAAACCATGAACGACAAAAAGGATGCTAACGGAAATTTATTGTCCGATTCCGAAAGACTAACCCGTGTTGGACTTATAGTTAGAAAGGCATCCATTGATGAAATCCCCCAATTATTCAATGTACTAAAGGGAGACATGTCAATTATCGGTCCAAGACCCTTACTGCCAAGATACCTGCCTTATTACACAAAGGAAGAGCGACTAAGACATGATGTAAGGCCAGGTATTACCGGACTCGCCCAAGTAAACGGAAGAAATTTTTTAGATTGGGATCCCCGATTAAAATTAGACGTAGAATACGTAAGAACAGTTTCTTTGAAAACAGATTTGAAAATTTTGGTTAAAACCATATACAAAGTCTTAGCTTCAAAAGACATTGCAACTGATGCTACAAAAGCCCAGCCTTATTTGGATGAGCTGAGAAAAAACAGTATTCTATAA
- a CDS encoding acetyltransferase, giving the protein MSPKSENKNVRIYGAGGHSQVIKEVLEQNGYTVTDTFDDKPTQTHRASKNVTMGLRENIEKFPHNGDPVIIAIGKNSERAEIANFLKSKFEKTIHHSAIISPTSKVGEGTVVFAGAIIQPNTVIGKHVIINTGASVDHDNIIGDYAHVSPKAALCGHVEVGEGSHVGVGAVVIPKVKIGKWCTIGAGSVIIADVPDYSTVVGNPGKIIKTVKP; this is encoded by the coding sequence ATGAGCCCAAAATCAGAAAACAAAAACGTTCGAATCTATGGAGCAGGCGGCCATTCTCAAGTTATCAAGGAAGTACTTGAGCAAAATGGCTACACGGTTACTGATACTTTTGACGACAAACCAACCCAAACCCATAGAGCTTCTAAAAATGTGACCATGGGGTTAAGGGAAAATATTGAAAAATTTCCTCATAATGGCGACCCCGTTATCATTGCCATTGGTAAAAATTCCGAACGTGCTGAAATAGCTAATTTTTTAAAATCAAAATTTGAAAAAACCATACACCATTCAGCGATTATTTCACCCACATCAAAAGTTGGTGAAGGCACAGTGGTTTTCGCCGGAGCCATCATCCAACCCAATACAGTAATAGGCAAGCATGTAATCATCAATACGGGTGCTAGTGTTGACCACGATAATATTATTGGCGATTACGCCCATGTTTCACCAAAAGCAGCGCTTTGCGGACACGTTGAGGTTGGTGAAGGTTCTCATGTAGGCGTAGGTGCGGTTGTAATCCCAAAAGTCAAGATAGGCAAATGGTGCACTATTGGTGCCGGTTCAGTTATCATTGCAGATGTGCCTGATTACTCTACGGTTGTTGGTAACCCAGGTAAAATCATTAAAACAGTAAAACCTTAG